Proteins from one Setaria italica strain Yugu1 chromosome V, Setaria_italica_v2.0, whole genome shotgun sequence genomic window:
- the LOC101759746 gene encoding histone H2B.2 — MAPKAEKKPAAKKPAEEEPAAEKAPAGKKPKAEKRLPAGKSAGKEGGEGKKGKKKAKKSVETYKIYIFKVLKQVHPDIGISSKAMSIMNSFINDIFEKLAGEAAKLARYNKKPTITSREIQTSVRLVLPGELAKHAVSEGTKAVTKFTSS, encoded by the coding sequence ATGGCCCCCAAGGCGGAGAAGAAGCCGGCGGCGAAGAAGCCCGCAGAGGAGGAGCCCGCGGCGGAGAAGGCCCCGGcggggaagaagcccaaggcgGAGAAGCGTCTCCCCGCGGGCAAGTCCGCCGGCAAGGAGGGCGGCGAGggcaagaaggggaagaagaaggcgaagaAGTCGGTGGAGACCTACAAGATCTACATCTTCAAGGTGCTGAAGCAGGTGCACCCCGACATCGGCATCTCCTCCAAGGCCATGTCCATCATGAACTCCTTCATCAACGACATCTTCGAGAAGCTCGCCGGTGAGGCCGCCAAGCTCGCGCGCTACAACAAGAAGCCCACCATCACCTCCCGGGAGATCCAGACCTCCGTCCGCCTCGTCCTCCCCGGCGAGCTCGCCAAGCACGCCGTCTCCGAGGGCACCAAGGCTGTCACCAAGTTCACCTCATCTTAG
- the LOC101760156 gene encoding putative pentatricopeptide repeat-containing protein At5g59900, giving the protein MPPPPLRDPAGHPNAGPTTSDSGMVKLLGDILHHTAPSTWSSALAAPLLRSRLAPAHVSSLLLLPASLRRPDLSRRFLLLLPPELVSPVSLSLLALSFLSSSPSPSSSASSPHAASLLLSLASSTPSASSSFSSLSHANSLARFRPGAATAATTLLASSYLRLRRARDAAAVLRLSLSSGIAVKQYTASQILFALIKIRQFALARDLFDQMLGTGVRVDEYIYTAGIRAYCETNNLDGARGLLARMECKDIKGSAVPYNVLMYGLCKNNRVHEAVEVKNGMVERGVTADEVTYRTLVYGFCRTEVLEMALEMTDDMLRLGFVPSEASCSFMLDGLRKRGCVEEAFRLACHLGELGMVPNLFACNALIDKLCKDGRFSEAERLFTGMGSRGLEPNEVTYAILIHSLCKRGMMDDALCMSDRMRENGIRVTAYPYNSLINGYCQCDDFDQARKLMNEMVKEGLTLSAASYSPLIAGLCRKGDLASAMELHNEMARNGVSGNVYTFTALINGFCKDRNMDEAARLFDKMIDCSLVPNEVTFNVMIDGYCRVGNVRKAFQLYDQMVDRGLTPDNYTYRSLISVLCLTLGASKAKEFVDDLENSCAMLNSFSLTALLHGLCKEGRLTEAYHVWNEMGARGFNLDLISFTVIVYAALKQHDKEKATMLIRQLKEKGVKPDNVFHTCMIDVHSKEANIVQALNCWDKMIADGCSPNVVTYTVLINNLCKSGYLSSAEILCKEMLAGRFLPNSFTYNCFLNYMATEGELEKAKVLHAAMLEGCLANTVTFNTLIKGFCKVGQIQEAIDLMQKITDSGFFPDCISYSTIINELCKMGDTNKAFELWNEMLYKGLKPDIVAYNILIRWCSIHGEFCKGLGIYSDMLKNGVQPNWDTYGALFIGASLITRKGKTLLLTT; this is encoded by the coding sequence ATGCCTCCTCCGCCACTCCGGGACCCCGCCGGCCACCCTAACGCCGGGCCCACTACCTCAGATTCAGGTATGGTTAAGCTCCTAGGCGACATCCTCCACCATACCGCCCCATCCACCTGGTCgtccgccctcgccgcgccgcttCTGCGCAGCCGCCTCGCCCCGGCGCAtgtctcctccctcctcctcctcccggcctcTCTCCGCCGGCCCGATCTCTcccgccgcttcctcctcctcctgccacCCGAGCTCGTCTCCCCGGTCTCCCTTTCCCTCCtcgccctctccttcctctcctcctcgccctccccATCATCTTCTGCATCCTCCCCGCATGCCGCCTCCCTCCTGCTCTCCCTCGCGTCATCCACTCCGTCCGCGTCGTCCTCATTTTCGTCACTCTCACATGCTAATTCACTCGCCAGGTTCCGTCctggcgccgccaccgctgccaccaCGCTGCTCGCCTCCTCGTACCTCCGACTCCGCCGcgcccgcgacgccgccgccgtcctacGCCTATCCCTATCGTCCGGCATTGCTGTGAAGCAATATACCGCTTCTCAGATACTGTTCGCTCTCATCAAGATCCGGCAGTTTGCTCTTGCCCGCGACCTGTTCGATCAAATGCTTGGGACAGGTGTTCGCGTGGACGAGTACATTTACACGGCTGGAATTCGAGCTTATTGTGAGACAAATAATTTGGATGGTGCAAGGGGGCTATTGGCAAGGATGGAATGCAAGGACATCAAGGGCAGTGCTGTGCCATACAATGTGCTAATGTATGGTCTCTGCAAAAACAATCGTGTTCATGAGGCAGTGGAGGTGAAGAATGGCATGGTGGAGAGAGGAGTTACGGCTGATGAAGTTACATACCGGACTCTTGTTTATGGGTTTTGTCGGACTGAGGTACTGGAAATGGCATTGGAAATGACTGATGACATGCTTAGGCTGGGGTTTGTGCCATCAGAGGCCAGTTGCTCCTTTATGCTCGATGGGCTACGGAAGAGAGGGTGTGTCGAGGAGGCCTTCAGGTTAGCTTGTCACTTGGGTGAGTTGGGCATGGTACCAAACCTGTTTGCGTGTAATGCATTGATTGATAAACTGTGTAAGGATGGAAGATTTAGTGAGGCAGAAAGGCTCTTCACAGGGATGGGAAGCAGGGGTCTAGAGCCAAATGAAGTGACCTATGCTATATTGATACATTCCCTGTGCAAGAGGGGAATGATGGATGACGCACTTTGCATGTCTGATAGGATGAGGGAGAATGGAATCAGAGTTACAGCTTATCCATACAACTCTTTAATTAATGGTTACTGCCAATGCGATGATTTTGACCAGGCAAGGAAGTTGATGAATGAGATGGTTAAGGAGGGATTAACACTGAGTGCAGCATCATATTCCCCCCTTATAGCTGGTTTATGCCGGAAAGGGGATCTAGCCAGTGCAATGGAGCTCCACAATGAGATGGCCAGGAATGGTGTTTCAGGGAATGTTTATACATTTACAGCGCTTATCAATGGTTTCTGCAAGGACAGAAATATGGATGAAGCTGCTAGGTTGTTTGATAAGATGATTGACTGCTCCCTAGTACCAAATGAAGTGACTTTTAATGTCATGATAGACGGGTATTGCCGTGTAGGCAATGTTAGGAAGGCATTCCAGTTATATGATCAGATGGTGGATAGGGGCCTAACACCTGACAATTACACTTACAGGTCATTGATCAGTGTACTTTGTTTGACGCTAGGTGCCTCGAAAGCAAAGGAATTTGTTGATGATCTAGAAAATAGCTGTGCCATGCTAAATAGTTTTAGCTTAACAGCACTTTTGCACGGATTGTGCAAAGAAGGAAGGTTAACTGAAGCATACCATGTTTGGAATGAGATGGGAGCACGGGGGTTCAACCTTGATCTTATCAGTTTTACTGTAATTGTATATGCAGCTCTGAAACAGCATGACAAGGAAAAAGCAACCATGTTGATTAGGCAACTGAAAGAAAAAGGTGTGAAGCCAGACAATGTGTTCCATACATGCATGATTGATGTGCATTCAAAGGAAGCAAATATAGTTCAAGCTTTAAACTGCTGGGATAAGATGATAGCTGATGGATGCTCTCCTAATGTTGTCACATATACAGTTTTAATAAATAATCTCTGCAAGTCTGGATATTTGAGCAGCGCAGAGATCCTTTGTAAAGAAATGTTAGCTGGGCGCTTTCTACCTAATAGCTTTACTTATAATTGCTTTCTTAATTATATGGCAACTGAAGGAGAGCTGGAAAAGGCTAAAGTTTTACATGCAGCCATGCTTGAAGGCTGTTTAGCTAACACAGTGACATTTAACACATTGATCAAAGGGTTCTGTAAGGTTGGGCAGATCCAAGAGGCAATTGACCTTATGCAGAAGATTACTGATAGCGGTTTCTTTCCTGATTGCATCAGCTATTCTACAATAATAAATGAGCTCTGTAAGATGGGTGACACAAATAAAGCATTTGAGCTTTGGAACGAAATGTTATACAAGGGACTGAAGCCTGATATTGTGGCATACAATATTTTGATACGCTGGTGCAGTATCCATGGTGAATTTTGTAAGGGTTTAGGAATTTACAGTGATATGCTTAAGAATGGGGTGCAACCAAACTGGGATACATATGGAGCTCTTTTCATAGGAGCTTCTTTGATAACCAGGAAGGGAAAAACTTTACTGTTGACGACCTGA